From a single Myxocyprinus asiaticus isolate MX2 ecotype Aquarium Trade chromosome 33, UBuf_Myxa_2, whole genome shotgun sequence genomic region:
- the LOC127424017 gene encoding rhodopsin-like, with product MWLKHNKMNLKLTSEAHSQSPSLVQKYFLKLQLKHIHSSYSIEKVLQNGNDPSVFCFVSRSQLLLLSSGPLTFTDYQTLSDLNLSVTPFLQIAAPCYNLAYAANLGRWGAYKRRSCAGEQITHSQGLHWLSCEEIKKVWSRLSCLSPTCGLLTSKANMNGTEGPNFYVPMSNKTGLVRSPFEEPQYYLAEPWKYSLLAAYMLFLIITSFPINFLTLYVTIQHKKLRTPFNYILLNLAVADLFMVVGGFTVTLYTALHGYFVLGVTGCNIEGFFATLGGEIALWSLVVLAVERYIVVCKPMTTFRFGEKHAIMGVGFTWVMALTCAVPPLLGWSRYIPEGMQCSCGIDYYTPKPEVNNTSFVIYMFILHFSIPLLIIFFCYSRLLCTVRAAAAQQQESETTQRAEREVTHMVVIMVIAFLVCWVPYASVAWYIFANQGTEFGPVFMTIPAFFAKSAALYNPVIYIILNRQFRNCMITTVCCGRNLFGEEETSTTVSSKTQSSAVSSSQVTPA from the exons atgtggttaaaacataacaaaatgaacTTAAAGTTAACATCCGAAGCTCACTCTCAATCTCCGAGTCTGGTACAGAAATACTTCCTTAAATTACAACTCAAGCATATTCATTCAAGTTACAGTATTGAAAAGGTACTGCAGAACGGTAATGACCcaagtgtattttgttttgtctCTCGTTCTCAGTTGTTGCTGTTGTCCTCCGGCCCGCTAACCTTCACGGATTATCAAACACTCTCTGACCTCAATCTGTCTGTAACTCCATTCCTCCAAATTGCAGCACCTTGCTATAATCTGGCATATGCGGCTAATCTGGGCAGGTGGGGGGCATATAAGAGGCGCTCGTGTGCTGGGGAGCAGATCACTCATTCTCAGGGACTTCATTGGCTTTCTTGTGAGGAGATCAAGAAAGTCTGGTCTCGCTTGTCTTGTCTTTCTCCTACCTGTGGGCTCCTGACCAGTAAAGCAAACATGAATGGGACAGAGGGTCCAAATTTCTATGTGCCAATGTCCAACAAGACAGGTTTAGTACGCAGCCCGTTTGAGGAGCCGCAGTACTACCTGGCCGAGCCGTGGAAGTACTCTCTCCTGGCCGCGTACATGCTCTTCCTCATCATCACATCATTCCCCATCAACTTCCTCACGCTCTACGTGACCATCCAGCACAAGAAGCTCCGCACGCCCTTCAACTACATACTGCTCAACCTCGCTGTGGCCGACCTGTTCATGGTGGTGGGGGGCTTCACCGTCACCCTCTACACGGCCCTGCATGGATATTTTGTCCTGGGGGTCACTGGCTGCAACATTGAGGGCTTCTTTGCCACCCTGGGTG gTGAGATAGCTCTGTGGTCTCTAGTGGTGTTGGCTGTTGAGCGCTACATTGTGGTGTGTAAGCCAATGACAACGTTTCGTTTCGGTGAGAAACATGCCATCATGGGAGTGGGCTTCACCTGGGTCATGGCCCTCACCTGCGCTGTACCCCCACTGCTGGGCTGGTCCAG GTATATTCCAGAAGGGATGCAGTGCTCTTGTGGAATAGATTACTACACTCCCAAACCTGAAGTCAACAACACTTCATTTGTCATATACATGTTCATCCTGCATTTCTCCATCCCACTGCTCATCATCTTCTTCTGCTACAGTCGACTTCTGTGTACAGTCCGTGCT GCTGCGGCTCAGCAGCAAGAATCAGAGACGACCCAGCGGGCCGAAAGGGAAGTTACACATATGGTGGTCATCATGGTGATTGCGTTCTTAGTCTGCTGGGTGCCATATGCCAGTGTGGCCTGGTACATCTTTGCTAATCAGGGGACAGAGTTTGGTCCCGTCTTCATGACAATTCCAGCGTTCTTTGCTAAGAGTGCAGCACTCTACAACCCAGTCATCTATATCATACTCAACCGACAG TTCAGGAACTGCATGATCACTACAGTGTGCTGTGGCAGAAACCTGTTTGGTGAGGAGGAGACCAGCACAACTGTTTCCAGCAAGACTCAATCCTCAGCCGTCTCGTCCAGTCAAGTCACCCCTGCCTGA